Proteins encoded in a region of the Rubrobacter calidifluminis genome:
- the fdhD gene encoding formate dehydrogenase accessory sulfurtransferase FdhD, with the protein MRETPGTARRTSKTRIRLRKVEDGRVTSSRDVLATEEPLEIRVLSGGERRTVAVTMRTPGADFELAAGFLFAEGIVSSREDIEKMSYCLSSEVGAEQQYNIVNVTLRPGLTYDPSSLERHFYTTSACGVCGKASLEQLEMRGCRVLPPGPRVFREVICSLPGRLRSSQGLFEETGGLHAAALFDTDGNLLALREDVGRHNATDKLIGWALLEGRIPLSEGILMVSGRSSFEIMQKALAAGAPIVCAVSAPSSLAVDVAREFDMTLVGFLREGRFNVYSGFERILA; encoded by the coding sequence TTGAGAGAGACCCCGGGCACCGCCCGGCGCACCAGCAAGACGCGCATCAGGCTTCGGAAGGTCGAGGATGGTCGGGTGACGTCGAGCCGCGACGTGCTCGCCACCGAGGAGCCGCTGGAGATCCGGGTGCTCTCCGGGGGGGAGCGGAGGACGGTCGCCGTCACCATGCGCACGCCGGGCGCGGACTTCGAGCTGGCCGCGGGCTTCCTTTTCGCAGAGGGGATCGTCTCCTCGAGGGAGGACATCGAGAAGATGAGCTACTGCCTCTCCTCGGAGGTGGGCGCCGAGCAGCAGTACAACATCGTCAACGTCACGCTGCGCCCCGGCCTCACGTACGACCCTTCATCCCTCGAGCGCCACTTCTACACCACGAGCGCCTGCGGTGTGTGCGGCAAGGCGAGCCTGGAGCAGCTCGAGATGCGCGGCTGCCGGGTGCTACCGCCCGGACCGCGGGTCTTTCGGGAGGTGATCTGCAGCCTCCCCGGCAGGCTGCGCTCGTCGCAGGGCCTTTTCGAGGAGACGGGGGGGCTGCACGCCGCCGCGCTCTTCGACACCGACGGCAACCTGCTCGCGCTGCGGGAAGACGTAGGAAGGCACAACGCAACCGACAAACTGATAGGCTGGGCCCTGCTCGAAGGCAGGATCCCCCTCTCAGAGGGCATCCTCATGGTCAGCGGAAGGAGCAGCTTCGAGATCATGCAGAAGGCGCTCGCGGCCGGTGCCCCGATCGTCTGCGCCGTCTCCGCCCCGAGCAGCCTCGCCGTGGACGTCGCCCGCGAGTTCGACATGACCCTCGTGGGCTTCCTGCGCGAGGGCCGCTTCAACGTCTACTCGGGCTTCGAGCGCATCCTCGCCTAG
- a CDS encoding alkaline phosphatase D family protein: protein MTALVLGPLLRYTGPTEATVWVETDQPGEVGIHIEGEAHHERTFSVEGHHYALVYLTGLEPAKTYEYEVTLEGVKVWPEEDSPFPPSVIRTPKTDGPFRICFGSCRVSAPHEEPYTLSPDEDPRGHGQDALFALARRMLRTPKEQWPDALLLLGDQIYADEVSPGTLAFIESRRDTRRPPGREVADFEEYTRLYRESWGEKTIRWLLSTVPSAMIFDDHDVHDDWNTSWRWVRKMRQKSWWGERITGAFMSYWIYQHLGNLSPAELVEDEVFCRVRGSRDAGGLLRAFARRADREAGGTRWSFHRDFGSTRLIMVDSRAGRVLEEGRRSMLDEAEWRWVEDCARGEFDHLLIGTSLPLLLAPGLHGLESASEAVCAGAWGAPGSKVGEVVRQALDLEHWAAFEESFDRMVRLISSVASGERSGRRPPASIVVLSGDVHHGYLAEMNPGGKAESLVYQAVGSPLRNMLPRAERAAMRAGWSRGGEFAGRMLARLAGVGEPSPSWWLLHEEPWFDNHVSTLEMAGRRCTLRVERPAGGDPTLTPILERRLA from the coding sequence ATGACGGCTCTCGTTCTCGGCCCTCTGCTCCGCTACACGGGCCCCACGGAGGCCACCGTCTGGGTCGAGACGGACCAGCCCGGCGAGGTGGGCATACACATCGAAGGTGAAGCTCACCACGAACGCACCTTCAGCGTCGAGGGGCACCACTACGCGCTCGTCTACCTCACCGGTCTGGAACCCGCGAAGACCTACGAGTACGAGGTGACGCTCGAAGGCGTGAAGGTCTGGCCCGAGGAGGACTCTCCGTTCCCGCCGAGCGTCATCCGCACTCCAAAGACCGATGGCCCGTTCAGGATCTGCTTCGGCTCCTGCCGGGTCTCGGCTCCCCACGAAGAGCCCTACACCCTGAGCCCCGACGAGGACCCGCGAGGCCATGGGCAGGACGCCCTCTTCGCCCTGGCCCGCAGGATGCTCCGCACCCCCAAAGAGCAGTGGCCCGACGCCCTGCTCCTGCTGGGGGATCAGATCTACGCCGACGAGGTCTCTCCCGGGACGCTGGCGTTTATCGAGTCCCGGCGCGACACGCGCAGGCCCCCAGGCAGGGAGGTCGCGGACTTCGAAGAGTACACCCGTCTCTACCGGGAATCCTGGGGAGAGAAGACCATCCGCTGGCTCCTCTCCACCGTCCCCTCGGCGATGATCTTCGACGACCACGACGTACACGACGACTGGAACACCTCCTGGCGCTGGGTCCGGAAGATGCGTCAGAAGAGCTGGTGGGGGGAGAGGATTACCGGGGCCTTCATGTCCTACTGGATCTACCAGCACCTCGGGAACCTCTCCCCCGCCGAGCTCGTCGAGGACGAGGTGTTCTGCCGGGTGCGCGGCTCCCGGGACGCGGGAGGGCTCCTGCGTGCCTTCGCCCGCCGCGCCGACCGAGAGGCCGGCGGTACCCGCTGGAGCTTCCATCGAGACTTCGGTTCGACCCGGCTCATCATGGTCGACTCCCGGGCCGGCCGGGTCCTGGAGGAAGGGCGACGATCGATGCTGGACGAGGCGGAGTGGCGGTGGGTGGAGGATTGCGCCCGCGGGGAGTTCGACCACCTCCTCATCGGCACCTCGCTTCCGCTCCTCCTCGCCCCCGGTCTGCACGGCCTGGAGTCAGCAAGCGAGGCCGTGTGCGCCGGAGCGTGGGGCGCGCCTGGTTCGAAGGTCGGGGAGGTGGTCCGTCAGGCGCTCGACCTCGAGCACTGGGCGGCCTTCGAGGAATCCTTCGACAGGATGGTCCGGTTGATAAGCTCGGTCGCCTCCGGCGAGCGCTCCGGAAGACGGCCTCCAGCTTCCATCGTGGTGCTCTCCGGAGACGTGCACCACGGCTACCTGGCGGAGATGAACCCGGGCGGCAAAGCAGAGAGCCTCGTCTACCAGGCCGTGGGTTCGCCGCTCAGAAACATGCTCCCCCGGGCCGAACGGGCCGCCATGAGGGCTGGATGGTCCCGGGGCGGGGAGTTCGCCGGACGGATGCTCGCCCGGCTCGCCGGAGTCGGGGAACCCTCACCTTCCTGGTGGCTCCTGCACGAAGAGCCCTGGTTCGACAATCACGTCTCGACGCTCGAGATGGCGGGCAGGAGGTGTACGCTGAGGGTCGAGCGTCCTGCCGGCGGAGACCCCACCCTGACGCCCATCCTCGAACGCCGCCTGGCGTAA
- a CDS encoding response regulator transcription factor translates to MSRKIKVALADDHTMFRQGLREMLSTDPSLEVTWEAANGAEVVELARTSPPDVLILDVEMPIMGAGETMQHLGKLQPPPRIIIVTMFEEPRLVRELLAAGASAYLVKSASLEELLAAVHAAVENPSEDNVVLSVPRGVLERSGKRCALSERELEVLLLAARGLSNRKISVVLHLSEATVKRHLANIYAKLGVTSRSEAARRALSEGWISTYELTREG, encoded by the coding sequence GTGAGCAGGAAGATAAAGGTAGCCCTCGCCGACGATCACACGATGTTCCGCCAGGGGCTCAGGGAGATGCTCTCGACGGATCCATCTCTGGAGGTCACCTGGGAGGCCGCCAACGGGGCCGAGGTCGTCGAACTGGCGCGAACCTCCCCGCCCGATGTCCTCATACTCGACGTGGAGATGCCGATCATGGGGGCCGGGGAGACCATGCAACACCTGGGAAAGCTGCAGCCGCCACCCAGGATTATCATCGTGACCATGTTCGAGGAGCCGCGCCTGGTGCGCGAGCTGCTGGCTGCGGGGGCGAGTGCATACCTGGTGAAGAGCGCCTCGCTCGAAGAGTTGCTCGCGGCAGTGCACGCCGCCGTGGAGAATCCCAGCGAGGACAACGTCGTACTCTCCGTGCCGCGTGGGGTGCTGGAGAGATCGGGCAAAAGGTGCGCCCTCTCGGAGAGGGAGCTGGAGGTGCTCCTTCTCGCCGCGCGGGGGCTCTCCAACCGAAAGATCTCCGTCGTCCTGCACCTCTCCGAGGCGACCGTCAAGCGCCACCTGGCCAACATCTACGCCAAGCTCGGGGTCACCTCCCGCAGCGAGGCAGCCCGCAGGGCCCTCTCGGAGGGCTGGATCTCCACCTACGAGCTGACCCGCGAGGGGTGA
- a CDS encoding sensor histidine kinase: MALSENSMVRVQAARVLEENEEAILAGYLRRLREEGNFLIAGGEEKEAIGEGRRMLRWAVLALRDEGSEKDTLIDELAENAEAVGSPEEQHPDEALRAGVALCRAAFDMLVERLDLSDISPQEIFEVAQTIQQSVMERVARVSMVSYVDYLLTKIGEVQSEERRRFSRELHDRVAHAMALVNQSLELYAATRDRDPEQAQSKLSQAREANLEAIEAARELALDLRQSGAGEGLQVALENLGRASIPPGMRYEVSFEGDEEMIPRHVRDQLYMILREGVRNAVSHSGGDLVEVEVRISPREVVAAVTDSGSGFDPRRVRRRVGLHSMRERASLLGGSFEISSSPGGGTKAVTKVPLRSRS, translated from the coding sequence ATGGCCCTCTCCGAAAACTCAATGGTTCGCGTGCAGGCGGCCCGCGTCCTCGAGGAGAACGAGGAAGCGATCCTCGCGGGCTACCTGAGACGACTCAGAGAGGAGGGCAACTTCCTGATCGCGGGGGGAGAAGAGAAAGAAGCGATCGGGGAGGGGCGCAGGATGCTCAGATGGGCCGTACTCGCGCTGAGGGACGAAGGATCGGAGAAGGACACGCTCATTGACGAGCTCGCGGAGAACGCAGAGGCCGTCGGGTCGCCAGAGGAGCAGCACCCGGATGAGGCGTTGCGTGCCGGGGTTGCGCTCTGCCGGGCGGCGTTCGATATGCTGGTAGAGCGTCTGGACCTCTCCGACATCTCCCCGCAGGAGATCTTCGAGGTCGCGCAGACCATCCAGCAGAGCGTGATGGAACGTGTGGCACGGGTCTCGATGGTCTCCTACGTGGACTATCTCCTGACCAAGATAGGCGAGGTGCAGAGCGAGGAGCGCAGGCGATTCTCGCGCGAGCTCCACGACAGGGTCGCACACGCGATGGCGCTGGTCAATCAGAGCCTGGAACTCTACGCCGCGACGAGAGACCGGGACCCCGAGCAGGCCCAAAGCAAGCTCTCCCAGGCACGCGAGGCCAACCTGGAGGCGATCGAGGCGGCCCGCGAGCTCGCCCTCGATTTACGCCAGAGCGGAGCCGGCGAAGGCCTGCAGGTGGCCCTGGAGAATCTGGGCCGGGCGAGCATCCCGCCGGGGATGCGCTACGAGGTCTCTTTCGAGGGAGACGAAGAGATGATACCCCGCCACGTGCGAGATCAGCTCTACATGATCCTGCGCGAGGGGGTCAGGAACGCGGTCTCACACTCCGGCGGCGATCTGGTGGAGGTGGAGGTCAGGATCTCGCCGCGGGAGGTGGTGGCGGCCGTCACCGACAGCGGAAGCGGCTTCGACCCCCGGCGCGTCCGTCGTAGGGTCGGGCTCCACTCGATGAGGGAACGCGCCTCCCTGCTCGGGGGAAGCTTCGAGATATCATCCTCGCCGGGCGGAGGGACGAAAGCAGTAACGAAGGTCCCGCTCAGGAGCCGGTCGTGA
- a CDS encoding DUF2225 domain-containing protein yields the protein MGRVRRVYVRCPVCERIFPTLHAGSYVTVGRETDLCPKFPGRVSDGSLLLQSAVTMCPACSFASPSDFGELDLSFDERYELEELLREDGLLKVFRSSPPPWLAFHAAEICGRELGATHRELGDLCLRASWVCRKEKEQPFESTFQLRAIRHFLRALEEEDLYGRELALTTYLVGELNRRLGNHREALNWYVNAERTMQWISDPSLTWLGRLISRQRELAESQAA from the coding sequence TTGGGCAGGGTCAGACGCGTCTACGTCAGATGTCCGGTATGTGAGCGCATCTTTCCCACCCTCCACGCCGGCTCCTACGTGACCGTGGGCCGCGAGACCGATCTGTGCCCCAAATTCCCCGGGCGAGTCTCGGACGGCTCGCTGCTCCTGCAGAGCGCGGTGACGATGTGTCCGGCATGCTCGTTCGCCTCCCCCTCGGACTTCGGCGAGCTCGACCTCTCCTTCGACGAACGCTACGAGCTCGAGGAGCTCCTGAGGGAGGACGGCCTCCTCAAGGTCTTCCGCAGCAGTCCTCCCCCCTGGCTCGCCTTCCACGCCGCGGAGATCTGCGGCAGGGAGCTCGGGGCCACCCACCGGGAGCTCGGTGATCTGTGCCTGAGAGCCTCGTGGGTGTGCAGAAAGGAGAAGGAACAACCCTTCGAGAGCACCTTCCAGCTGCGGGCGATCCGACACTTCCTGCGCGCGCTTGAAGAAGAGGACCTCTACGGGAGGGAGCTCGCCCTCACCACCTACCTGGTCGGCGAGCTCAACCGGAGGCTCGGCAACCACCGCGAGGCGCTCAACTGGTACGTCAACGCCGAGCGTACCATGCAGTGGATCTCCGATCCATCCCTCACCTGGCTGGGGCGGCTCATCTCCCGCCAGCGCGAGCTCGCCGAGTCGCAGGCGGCCTGA
- the fdhF gene encoding formate dehydrogenase subunit alpha: protein MSATETREERVGPAGTRLGHTICGFCGVGCGLEVKVEGGRISKVTGRKSNPSSKGEACIKGREGWRHIYSERRLTRPLVRKNGELVPASWEEALDLVASRMSQIKEESGGDAFGLFSSSRSTNELNYLAGKFIRQVMGVSNVDSCNRAUHAASVTGLVATFGAGASTTSYDEFEDTDLIVCWGSNTQECHPIIYNHMRRGVKNGAKMVVIDPRKTEQARKADRWLRVNVGTDICLANAMGHVIIEEGLYDRKFVERATENFEAYREKVAGYTPEYAEGVTGVPAEEIREVARMYATAERAILNWTLGITEHHNGAQAVFALIALGLLTGHVGRYGSGLNPLRGQNNVQGGGDMGALPNRLVGGWSWDDPEAHRRFREVWGVPLPQKVGKNQAQMLDAIECGEIRCMYVIGENPCQSDADENRSDRLFRGLDFLVVQDIFLTKTARLADVVLPAAASWCETEGTFINSERRVQRVHKIVDPPGEARADEWILQDVANRLGANWHYESAEDIWDEIRLLAPNFSGMSYELLERYDGIQWPYTGSEEYDGRPGTKFLHARLWDEEVEKRAPFTPVDHEGPVEPPDEEYPFQLTTGRRLAFHNTGTMTRSYKKVKDPEELLEISPEDARALGVSDGDFVRVSSRRGTVPRVKARVTDRVSRGLVFLGFSFADQVPTNVLTINAVDPQSGTAELKACAVRVEPAEG from the coding sequence GTGAGCGCTACGGAGACCCGCGAGGAGAGGGTCGGTCCGGCCGGCACGCGTCTCGGGCACACGATCTGCGGCTTCTGCGGGGTCGGCTGCGGGCTCGAGGTGAAGGTGGAGGGGGGCAGGATCAGCAAGGTCACGGGCCGCAAGTCCAACCCCTCGAGCAAGGGCGAGGCGTGCATCAAGGGGCGAGAAGGCTGGCGGCACATCTACAGCGAGCGGCGCCTGACGCGCCCGCTGGTGCGTAAGAACGGCGAACTCGTCCCGGCGAGCTGGGAGGAGGCTTTAGACCTCGTCGCGAGCCGCATGAGCCAGATAAAGGAGGAGAGCGGCGGGGACGCCTTCGGCCTCTTCAGTTCCTCCCGCTCGACCAACGAGCTCAACTACCTGGCCGGGAAGTTCATCCGGCAGGTGATGGGGGTTAGCAACGTAGACTCCTGCAACCGCGCCTGACACGCCGCCAGCGTCACCGGTCTGGTGGCGACGTTCGGAGCGGGGGCCTCCACAACCTCCTACGACGAGTTCGAGGACACCGACCTCATCGTCTGCTGGGGTTCGAACACCCAGGAGTGCCACCCCATCATCTACAACCACATGCGCCGCGGCGTGAAAAACGGCGCGAAGATGGTCGTCATAGACCCGCGCAAGACCGAGCAGGCCAGGAAGGCCGACAGGTGGCTCCGGGTCAACGTCGGCACCGACATCTGCCTGGCGAACGCCATGGGCCATGTAATCATCGAGGAGGGTCTCTACGACCGAAAGTTCGTCGAGCGGGCGACCGAGAACTTCGAGGCCTACCGTGAGAAGGTCGCGGGTTACACCCCAGAGTACGCCGAAGGGGTGACCGGCGTCCCGGCGGAGGAGATCCGCGAGGTCGCCCGGATGTACGCGACGGCGGAGAGGGCGATCCTCAACTGGACGCTCGGCATCACCGAGCACCACAACGGGGCCCAGGCCGTCTTCGCGCTCATCGCGCTCGGGCTCCTCACCGGGCACGTCGGCCGCTACGGCAGCGGGCTCAACCCGCTGCGCGGGCAGAACAACGTGCAGGGCGGCGGGGACATGGGGGCCCTGCCGAACCGGCTGGTCGGCGGCTGGAGCTGGGACGACCCGGAGGCCCACCGGCGCTTTCGGGAGGTATGGGGGGTGCCGCTGCCGCAGAAGGTCGGCAAGAACCAGGCTCAGATGCTCGACGCGATAGAGTGTGGGGAGATCCGGTGCATGTACGTCATCGGGGAGAACCCCTGCCAGTCCGACGCCGACGAGAACCGTTCCGACCGGCTCTTCCGGGGCCTGGACTTCCTGGTGGTGCAGGACATCTTCCTCACCAAGACCGCTCGTCTGGCGGACGTGGTGCTCCCGGCGGCGGCGAGCTGGTGCGAGACGGAGGGCACCTTCATCAACAGCGAGCGCAGGGTGCAGCGGGTGCACAAGATCGTCGACCCGCCCGGCGAGGCGCGGGCGGACGAGTGGATCCTGCAGGACGTGGCCAACCGGCTCGGGGCGAACTGGCACTACGAGAGCGCCGAGGACATCTGGGACGAGATCCGACTCCTCGCCCCCAACTTCAGCGGGATGAGCTACGAGCTGCTGGAGCGCTACGACGGCATCCAGTGGCCCTACACCGGGAGCGAGGAGTACGACGGACGTCCGGGCACGAAGTTCCTCCACGCCCGGCTGTGGGACGAGGAGGTGGAAAAGCGGGCTCCCTTCACCCCGGTCGACCACGAGGGCCCGGTCGAGCCCCCGGACGAGGAGTACCCGTTCCAGCTCACCACCGGCAGACGCCTCGCCTTCCACAACACCGGCACGATGACCCGGAGCTACAAGAAGGTCAAGGACCCGGAGGAGCTCCTGGAGATAAGCCCCGAGGACGCCCGCGCCCTCGGCGTCTCCGACGGGGACTTCGTGCGGGTGAGCTCGCGGAGGGGCACCGTCCCGAGGGTGAAGGCCCGGGTGACCGACCGGGTGAGCCGGGGGCTCGTGTTTCTGGGTTTCAGCTTCGCGGATCAGGTCCCGACCAACGTGCTCACGATAAACGCGGTCGACCCGCAGTCGGGGACGGCCGAGCTCAAGGCCTGCGCGGTCCGGGTGGAGCCCGCTGAGGGTTGA
- a CDS encoding alpha-xylosidase — protein sequence MGEQSVGLQNEPVDVSEEFGRQENHFFAAAKAESFDPASASGELLWRSFALKQRVSYHQLTLQLEGYKVWEDAPPGEYEDEPAFPFALSFYGPRTVRLRVAARPQTIRERPSLMVPRPPQEDASPWELVDGGCCTEYRGPAGTVAVSRSPWRLEFRDASGRLLTRSWHVSDKPGVVSGRPTPFSFVRDAANLRRHLAASFSLSPGERLFGGGESFTALNKRGQKLVLWTRDAYGTQSQEMYKPVPFFLSSRGYGMFAHTSHPLTLDLGSSYDGAAVLYLDDDFLDLFFFLGSPKEVLSEYTALTGRAPTPPLWSFGLWMGRESYSSEQEVREVGRKLREERIPSDVIHLDVGWTEVPHRNDFRFSPSRFPNPQKMLSALREEGFRVSLWQLPYFNPKNELHAEAIEKGFVILSANGEPPVDDAVIDLSNPEAVRWYQEKLANLLKMGVGVFTADFGEAAPLSGIYSGNRSGFEEHNLYPLRYNRAVAEITKEATGESVIYARSAWAGSQRYPLHWGGDAEVTDGAMAATLRGGLSLGLCGFSFWSHFIGGFSRPTPPDLYLRWLAFGVFCSHARCHGAPPTEPWEYGEEFTQSFRRIVEMRYRLMPYVYAQARECSERGFPMVRPLFFEYPEDRSCWTVEDEYLFGEDLLVAPLVESGPEREVYLPPGRWFGYPDGQIYEGSGWLELRAREIPIVVLVREGAVVPHAELARHTGEIRWDRIELKVFGDGEASGLFCRPQEDVHPHRLRLGRGDVSPEEDPSGGEVRWSVTRV from the coding sequence ATGGGAGAACAGAGCGTCGGGCTGCAGAACGAGCCGGTGGACGTGAGCGAGGAGTTCGGACGGCAGGAGAACCACTTCTTCGCCGCCGCGAAGGCTGAGAGCTTCGATCCGGCGTCCGCCTCCGGAGAGCTCCTCTGGAGGAGCTTTGCGCTCAAACAGCGGGTCTCCTACCACCAGCTCACGCTGCAGCTCGAAGGCTACAAGGTGTGGGAGGATGCACCTCCCGGCGAGTACGAGGACGAGCCGGCCTTCCCGTTCGCCCTCTCCTTCTACGGCCCGAGGACGGTGCGGCTGCGGGTGGCGGCGAGGCCGCAGACGATCCGGGAGCGCCCCTCGCTCATGGTCCCGCGACCTCCGCAGGAAGACGCCTCCCCCTGGGAGCTGGTGGACGGCGGCTGCTGCACGGAGTACCGGGGTCCCGCAGGGACCGTAGCGGTGAGCCGGAGTCCCTGGCGGCTTGAGTTCCGCGACGCCTCCGGGCGTCTTCTGACCCGGAGCTGGCACGTCTCGGATAAGCCGGGGGTCGTCAGCGGCAGGCCCACCCCGTTCTCGTTCGTCCGCGACGCCGCCAACCTGCGCCGGCACCTCGCGGCCAGCTTCTCGCTCTCCCCCGGGGAGAGGCTCTTCGGAGGCGGCGAGTCGTTCACCGCCCTGAACAAGCGCGGGCAGAAGCTCGTGCTGTGGACCCGCGACGCCTACGGCACACAGTCGCAGGAGATGTACAAGCCGGTGCCGTTCTTCCTGAGCAGCCGCGGCTACGGGATGTTCGCGCACACCAGCCATCCTCTCACCCTCGACCTGGGAAGTTCCTACGACGGGGCCGCCGTCCTCTACCTCGACGACGACTTCCTGGATCTGTTCTTCTTCCTCGGTAGTCCGAAGGAGGTGCTCTCTGAGTACACCGCGCTCACCGGCCGGGCTCCCACCCCGCCGCTGTGGTCGTTCGGGCTCTGGATGGGCCGGGAGAGCTACTCCTCCGAGCAGGAGGTGCGGGAGGTGGGGCGGAAGCTGCGCGAGGAGAGGATCCCCTCCGACGTGATACATTTGGACGTCGGCTGGACCGAGGTGCCCCACCGCAACGACTTCAGGTTCTCCCCCTCGCGCTTTCCCAACCCACAGAAGATGCTCTCCGCCCTCAGGGAGGAGGGATTCCGGGTGAGCCTGTGGCAGCTCCCCTATTTCAACCCGAAGAACGAGCTGCACGCCGAGGCGATAGAGAAAGGATTCGTGATCCTCTCCGCCAACGGCGAGCCTCCGGTGGACGACGCGGTGATAGACCTCTCGAACCCGGAGGCCGTCCGCTGGTACCAGGAGAAGCTGGCGAATCTCTTGAAGATGGGCGTCGGCGTCTTCACCGCGGACTTCGGCGAGGCCGCCCCGCTCTCGGGGATCTACAGCGGGAACAGGAGCGGCTTCGAGGAGCACAACCTCTACCCGCTGCGCTACAACCGGGCGGTCGCCGAAATTACTAAAGAGGCAACCGGCGAGAGCGTCATCTACGCCAGGAGCGCCTGGGCGGGAAGCCAGCGCTACCCGCTGCACTGGGGCGGGGATGCGGAGGTCACCGACGGCGCGATGGCCGCCACCCTCAGAGGAGGCCTCTCTTTGGGCCTCTGCGGGTTTTCGTTCTGGAGCCACTTCATCGGGGGGTTCTCGCGGCCCACCCCGCCCGATCTCTACCTCAGGTGGCTGGCGTTCGGTGTCTTCTGCTCGCACGCCCGCTGTCACGGCGCCCCCCCGACCGAGCCGTGGGAGTACGGAGAGGAGTTCACGCAGAGCTTCCGGCGCATCGTCGAGATGCGATACCGGCTCATGCCCTACGTCTACGCCCAGGCGCGGGAGTGCTCGGAGAGGGGATTCCCGATGGTGAGGCCCCTCTTCTTCGAGTACCCGGAGGACAGGAGCTGCTGGACGGTGGAGGACGAGTACCTCTTCGGCGAGGACCTGCTGGTCGCGCCGCTCGTGGAGAGCGGTCCGGAGAGGGAGGTCTACCTGCCGCCGGGGCGGTGGTTCGGCTACCCCGACGGGCAGATCTACGAGGGATCGGGGTGGCTCGAGCTCAGGGCGCGGGAGATCCCGATAGTAGTTCTGGTGCGCGAGGGTGCGGTCGTCCCCCACGCGGAGCTGGCCCGGCACACGGGTGAGATCCGGTGGGACCGGATAGAGCTCAAAGTCTTCGGGGACGGTGAGGCCTCGGGGCTCTTCTGCCGTCCACAGGAGGACGTCCATCCTCACCGTTTGCGTCTCGGCCGCGGGGATGTATCACCGGAGGAGGACCCCTCCGGAGGCGAGGTGAGGTGGAGCGTAACCCGGGTGTGA
- a CDS encoding LCP family protein, which translates to MKVYRAGELPGDLGKKRPNYARRRILLVVAALVLLFLGYLLVPVGDQRVLLLGSDTRGDGAPARTDTMVIFRATGGMLSIPRDSLVRIEGYGWGKVNSAYTYGGADLTLRTLKDDLNVPVDHYVLVKFTGVKDVVNALGGITIDVKEPINLGIEGRVYKIDPGVQKLNGGQALAYVRWRDDPQGDIGREERQQQFLDQLVAQATSPANLPRLPAVIGAILDNTKTNMNPVSLLRFALQYKLYGGGGKAALYPGHPQYINGISFWIPDRKAAQEVIQETIG; encoded by the coding sequence ATGAAAGTGTACAGAGCCGGGGAGCTGCCCGGTGATCTGGGCAAAAAGCGCCCGAACTACGCCCGGCGGCGGATACTGCTCGTGGTGGCGGCGCTCGTCCTGCTGTTCCTCGGCTATCTCCTGGTCCCCGTCGGGGACCAGCGGGTGCTGCTGCTGGGCAGCGACACCCGGGGTGATGGAGCCCCGGCGCGCACCGACACCATGGTGATCTTCCGGGCCACGGGCGGAATGCTCTCCATTCCGCGCGACTCGCTGGTCAGGATAGAGGGATACGGCTGGGGCAAGGTCAACTCGGCCTACACCTACGGCGGGGCCGACCTGACCCTCAGGACGCTCAAGGACGACCTGAACGTACCGGTGGACCACTACGTGCTCGTCAAGTTCACCGGGGTCAAAGACGTCGTCAACGCCCTCGGCGGGATCACCATAGACGTGAAGGAGCCCATAAACCTCGGCATAGAGGGCAGGGTGTACAAGATAGACCCCGGCGTGCAGAAGCTGAACGGCGGACAGGCGCTGGCCTACGTCCGCTGGCGGGACGACCCGCAGGGAGACATCGGGCGCGAGGAGCGCCAGCAGCAGTTCCTCGACCAGCTCGTCGCGCAGGCGACCTCGCCGGCCAACCTGCCCCGGCTCCCCGCGGTGATCGGGGCGATCCTGGACAACACCAAGACGAACATGAACCCGGTCTCTCTCCTGCGCTTCGCTCTGCAGTACAAGCTCTACGGGGGAGGGGGGAAGGCCGCCCTCTACCCGGGTCACCCGCAGTACATCAACGGGATCTCGTTCTGGATCCCGGACAGGAAGGCCGCGCAGGAGGTGATCCAGGAGACCATAGGCTGA